One window of the Cryptomeria japonica chromosome 7, Sugi_1.0, whole genome shotgun sequence genome contains the following:
- the LOC131056601 gene encoding probable LRR receptor-like serine/threonine-protein kinase At5g48740, which produces MEFDVSMRPFACGTVTDQCLFTRIPCSKEYLSQDLCSISTFCIATSLIKLGKVVMTMSSIGGIVHVQEPADLTFRSSDLARGGKNNGLEIGSIIGGILAVQLVLVFLNGIWKPNANTDLPVKVLNHVRTRSFSIEELRTATQNFNQEIGKGDFGTVFYGKLLDEKEIAVKVLSSSSKQGLLEFLYEKDLLSRLNHKNLVWLLGYCNSSKELMLVYEYVGGGSLRDYLHGLDYGLMGRHINLFNLKVWNICIRGPDRKSFTEMYFSTNKLTERNDVYSFGVVLLEIICGRKPIEDAACEEEVNLVRWRNMVQLIVAAASVTLADDINIQLNHS; this is translated from the exons ATGGAATTTGATGTCTCCATGAGGCCGTTTGCGTGTGGAACTGTCACTGATCAGTGCTTGTTCACCCGCATTCCTTG CTCAAAAGAGTATCTTAGTCAAGATCTCTGTAGTATCAGCACATTCTGTATTGCCACCAGCCTAATCAAACTGGGCAAAGTTGTAATGACCATGTCCTCAATTGGAGGAATCGTGCATGTCCAAGAACCAGCAGATCTCACA TTTAGAAGTTCAG ATCTAGCCAGAGGTGGTAAAAACAATGGGCTAGAGATTGGATCAATCATTGGGGGCATCCTCGCTGTTCAATTGGTTTTG GTTTTTCTAAATGGAATTTGGAAGCCAAATGCAAATACAGATTTACCGGTCAAGGTACTGAACCATGTCAGAACTCGTTCATTTAGCATAGAAGAGCTAAGGACAGCGACACAGAATTTCAACCAAGAGATCGGTAAAGGAGATTTTGGAACTGTCTTCTATGGCAAGTTACTCGATGAAAAAGAAATTGCTGTAAAAGTTCTGTCCTCTTCATCGAAGCAAGGACTATTAGAGTTCTTATATGAG AAGGATCTTCTCTCAAGACTGAATCACAAGAACTTGGTGTGGTTGCTTGGCTACTGCAACTCCTCCAAGGAGCTTATGCTTGTTTACGAATACGTGGGTGGAGGATCGCTCAGGGATTACCTTCATG GCCTCGATTATGGTTTAATGGGGCGTCATATAAATTTGTTTAACTTGAAGGTTTGGAATATCTGCATTCGAGGTCCAGACCGAAAATCATTCACAGAGAT GTATTTTAGTACCAACAAGTTGACAGAGAGAAATGATGTGTATAGCTTTGGAGTAGTCTTATTAGAGATTATATGTGGAAGAAAACCAATTGAAGATGCAGCTTGTGAAGAAGAAGTCAATCTTGTGAGATGG AGGAATATGGTTCAGCTGATTGTAGCAGCAGCCTCCGTCACGCTGGCTGATGACATAAATATTCAGCTAAACCATTCATGA